ATTTCCGGCGAGGCGCCGAGCCGGGAATTGACTGGCCAGGGCAATACCGGCGTGCCGGGAGGCACCCCCCAGGCGGAGGATGCGCCCGCCGAAATGACCGGACCCGGAGAGGCCCAGAGCGAAGGGGCCAACCCTCCCCCGTCCACCGGCACGCCACCAACGGCGCAGCCCCCTCAACGGTGATGCGGCTCAGGCGCCGACGCGGCGCCTGAGCTCGGCCAGCCATGCCTCGACCCGCCGACGGTTGACCCCCATGTCGGAATAGCCGAACCGCGAGCGGCTATAGATGGCGACAGTCGACCCGCCGTCTCCCGCGGGCAGGATCGCGACGTCGATATAGTCGGGAAAGCGCAGCACGGCGCTGCGCTGGACCAGCAGCATCCGCATTCCGTCGGGCGATCGTTCCAGCAGGGCCGTGCGCGGTGCCTCCCCGGCCAGCGCGAGCATGGCGTCGCGCAGCCGTTCCGCCGGGACCGGGAACACGGGACTCTCGGCGTCCGGCGCGGCCTTCGGAGTCGTTCCCGGAGGCGCGACCAGGAACTGGTTCGGGGTGGATGCGCGCTCGATAGCCGCGAAATCGGCCAGGGCACGCTCACCCGGCGCCCCGTCGGCCCAGGGTCCGAGCTGCCAGCCATACCAGCCGACGGCCGCGAGGAGGATCACGGCCAGCAAGGCTCTGGCGACGGACTTCAACATGTCGGCTCCCGAGGAAATGGAAAAGCGCGGTCCGGACCCGGAACGGCCCCGGCGACGGGTGTAACTTCGCGGAGGGCGCCGGGCAAGGCCGATCCGGCCCCTTGCCAATCCGCATCGGATGCGCCATTTGCGCAGTTTGGTCCATGAAGGCAAGCACCATACAGATGAGCACGTCGCAGCAGCACCTCCCCCGCCCCGTCCATGTCATCGGCGGCGGCCTCGCCGGCAGCGAAGCAGCCTGGCAGATCGCCTCGGCCGGCGTCCCGGTCGTGCTGCACGAGATGCGCCCCGTGCGCAAGACCGACGCCCACCAGACGGACGGTCTGGCGGAAATGGTATGCTCCAACTCATTCCGCTCCGACGATGCCGAATACAACGCGGTCGGCCTCCTGCACGAGGAAATGCGGCGCTGCGGATCGCTGATCCTGCGTTGCGCCGATGCCCACAAGGTGCCGGCGGGCGGCGCGCTGGCGGTAGACCGCGATGGTTTCTCGGCCGCCGTCTCCGAAGCGCTGGCGAACCATCCGCTGGTCACCATCGTCCGGGAGGAGGTCGCCGGCCTGCCGCCTGCCGATTGGGACAGCGTGATCGTCGCGACCGGTCCCCTGACCTCTCCGGCGCTGGCCGAGGCGGTCCGGGAACTGACCGGCGAGGAGAGCCTGGCCTTCTTCGATGCGATCGCGCCGATCGTCTACAAGGAGAGCATCGACCTGTCCAAGGCGTGGTTCCAGTCGCGCTACGACAAGCCCGGCCCCGGCGGCACCGGCCAGGACTATATCAACTGCGCGATGGACAGGGAGCAGTACGAGGCCTTCATCCAGGCCCTGCTCGACGCGCCCAAGACCGACTTCAAGGAGTGGGAGAAGAACACCCCCTATTTCGAGGGTTGCCTGCCAATCGAGGTGATGGCGTCCCGCGGCATCGACACCCTGCGCTACGGCCCGATGAAGCCGGTCGGCCTGACCAATCCCCACACCGGCGGCCGCTCCCACGCGATCGTCCAGCTTCGGCAGGACAATGCGCTGGGCACGCTCTACAATCTGGTCGGCTTCCAGACCAAGATGAAATATGCCGACCAGACCCGGGTGTTCCGCATGATCCCCGGGCTCGAGAATGCCGAGTTCGCGCGCCTGGGAGGTCTGCACCGCAATACCTTCCTGAACAGCCCCAAGCTGCTAGACCGCGAAATGCGCCTGAAGGCGATGCCGAACCTGCGTTTCGCCGGTCAGGTGACCGGCGTGGAAGGTTACGTCGAGTCCGCCGCCATCGGGCTGCTGACCGGCCGCTTCGCCGGGGCCGAGCGGCTGGGCAGAACCTGTGCCGCTCCGCCGGCGACGACCGCGCTCGGCGCACTGCTGAACCACATCACCGGCGGTGCCGACGCAGAGACCTTCCAGCCGATGAACGTCAATTTCGGCCTGTTCCCGGACCTGGAAGGCAAGGTCAAGGGCCGGGACCGCAAATTGGCCTATACTAGGCGAGCGCTGAACGACCTGGATGGCTGGCTGGGAACGAGGCAGGCGGCAGAGTAATTTCCCAGGGTATTATCTGTGGAGCGGCTCACAACCGTCCGATCCGAAACGGGTACGCGTCGAGGAACATTCCGGGAAGATGGACAAGCCTGAAGAACGGCAGATGATCGCGGCCGACCTTTCGGCGATCGGAAGGATCGGCGCCGTGCCATCGATCCTGGAAGTGGTTGCGGAGACCACCGGCATGGGCTTCGTGACGGTCGCCCGTGTCACGGAGGGCACCTGGACGGCCTGCGCTGTCCTGGACAGGATCAGCTTCGGGCTGCGGGTCGGGGGCGAACTCGACGTGAGCACGACGCTGTGCAGCGAAGTGCGGGACAGCCGCCTTCCCATCATCATCGACGATGCGGAGGAAGACCCCCGCTACTGCGATCATCACACGCCGAAGCTTTTCAACATCAGGAGCTACATCTCTTATCCGATCTTCAGGGTGAACGGCGATTATTTCGGGACCCTGTGCGCCGTAGACCGCCGGCCGACAAAGGTTTCCGATCCCCGGATCACCGCAATGATGGAATCCTTCTCCAGGCTTATCGGGATGCAGCTGGAAACCGAGGAAAGGCACCTCAGGGCCCAGGCGGACCTGCTGGACGAGCAGCAGACTTCGGAATTGCGCGAGCAGTTCATCGCGGTGCTCGGCCATGATCTGCGCAACCCGCTGTTCGCCATCGAGTCGGGCGCCAACCTGCTCCTGCGCAGGCCGCTCGATCCGACCTCGCTCTCGATCGTCGAGCATATGCGGGCGAGCAGCCTGCGCGCTTCCCGGCTGGTCGGCGACGTGCTCGATTTCGCCCGCGGGCGGCTGGGCGGCGGCATTCCCCTGGATATCGAGGAGGCGCCAAACCTTGAGCAAACCCTGCGGCACGTGATCGCGGAGCTGCAGGCGATCCATCCGGACCGCAGCATCCGCAACACCTTCGACATCTCCGAGACCGTGTCCTGCGACCCGGACCGGATCGCCCAGCTGCTGTCGAACCTGCTGACCAACGCCGTGACCCACGGCGCATCGGACCAGCCGGTGGATGTCTCGGCGGACACGGGCGGCGGAAGCTTCGTCCTCTCGGTCACCAACCAGGGACCGCCCATCCCCGCCGACATGCTGCCGAAGCTGTTCCGGCCGTTCCAGCGCTCGGTCGCCGCCGCCCCGCGGGACGGGCTGGGAATCGGCCTTTACATCGCCTCCCAGATCGCGGAGTCCCATGGCGGCCGGATGGACGCGTTCTCCTCGGCGGAATGCGGCACGACCTTCAGGTTCTCCATGCCGCTGCGGGGCGGCCGGACCGGTTAATACCTGCCCGTCATCGCCCGCCACGCCAGCCGGGCCTGCCGGAACGGGTTGGGCATTTGGACGCGGGGGGCGAAGACGTCGTTACCGGCCTTAGCGATGACGCCCAGGTAAATGTCGGCAAGGGTCGCGGTCAGCAGCGCCGGATATCCGGCGCGCGGCACCTGTCCGCGCAACGCCCGAGCCTCCTCCAGATGGGTCCGCGCCATCCCGGCGACCTCGGACACGACGCCCTTCAACCCTTCCGGCGGTTTCAGGTCGAACAGGCTGCGCTCCGACACGCCATGGCGCTCCAGCACGTCCCTGGGCAGGTAGAGCCGGTGACCACGGGCATGGAAGGGCACCGCGCGCAGCAGGCCGGTGAGCGCCCAGGCGATGCCGACATGGCGGGCCGCTATGGCGGCCGGAGCGTCCCGGACTCCCAGGATCTCCAGCGCGAGCTTGGCCAGCGGAGCCGAAGTCACTTCCGCGTAGCTGGCCAGGCAGGTCTTGTCGGCCGGCGGCTCGTCGGACAGGTCGGCTTCCCGGCCATCGATCAGAGTCTCGAAATGGGCGCGGGTCAAATCGAAGCGGCGGATCGCGTCGGCCAGCGGTGCCAGCACCTCGTGACGGCGTCCGGCCCCGGCATAGACCTCGCCGATGCTGTCATGCCACCACTGGAGCCGGATCTGGCCGAGGACGGGTTCGGTCACCACCTCCCTGGTCTTGGCGATCTCCAGGTTGAAGGCGTAGAGCGCGAACAGCGCCTCGCGCCGGTCGGGCGGGGCGAACAGGCAGGTCAGGAACCGGTCGTTGTCGTACTTCCGGACCTCCTGACCGCAATAGGAAAGGGCCGCGTCGGAGTTAGCCATGAAATTTCGAGGGAAGCCGCATCGTGACGAAGGAAACCAGTGCCAACATGCTCTATAGTGGACCTCTGGCGCCATGACATATTGGCCTCGCGCGGCTGATCGGCCAGACCCTGTAGCCCGACCTCGCTCAACGCGGACACCCATGGCCGAGTTCAACATCGCACCGCCCGCCACAGGAAGCACCGAACCGTCGGCGAAAAAGGACGCGAGCGGGGAGAATTTCCCGGTCGCGTCGCGGCTGCTGCCGAAACGCCTCCGCCCGCACGTCATGGCCTTCTATCATTTCGTGCGCCTGGGCGACGACATCGCGGACGATCCCGACCTCGAGCCGGAACTGAAGCTGAGCCACCTGGACGCGCTGGAGCGCGCGCTGGTCAAGGGCGAGGCCCACAGCGCCTATCTCCAGCCCGCGCTGGACCTGCACGCCAGCCTGAAGCTGACGCGCATCCCCGACACCCACGCTCGGCAGGTGCTCCAGGCCTTCCGGCGCGACGCCAAGAACACGCCGTGCCGGACCTGGAGCGACCTGATGCTCTATTGCCGCTATTCGGCGGCGCCGGTCGGCCGCTATCTTCTTGATCTCCATGGCGAGGGGGCCAAGGCGGTCGGGCCGTCGGACGCGCTGTGCGCGGCGCTCCAGATCCTCAACCATCTCCAGGACTGCCGGGAGGACTGGGTCGACCTGGGCCGCTGCTATATCCCCCGGATCTGGTTCGAGCAGTCGAAGGTCAGCCCGGAACGGCTGGTCGAGCGCAGCTCGAACGACCAGTTGCGAGCGATCCTGGACCGCACCCTGGACGAGGTGGACAAGCTTCTGGAGCGCGCGGCGCCGCTTCCCGGCCTGGTCGTCCATCGCGGGCTCCGTCTGGAAAGCGCCGTGATCCTCAGCCTCGCGCGGGCGCTGTCGCGGCAGCTCCGCCGGCAGGACCCGCTGGCCCGCCGGGTCAAGCTGACCACGCCCGCCAGGGTGGTCGCGACGTTCCAGGGCATCGTGGCCGGACTGAGCACCAGATGACTGCACAGATGGCCGATTCCGCCGCCCCGGGAGAGATCGCGGGGAAGTCCGGCACGACCTTCTTCTGGCCCATGCTGCTGCTGCCCCGGCGCAAGCGCGCCGCCATGTTCGCGATCTATGCCTTTTGCCGGCAGGTCGACGACATCGTCGACGAGCCGGGGCCGGTGGAGGAGAAGCGCGCGGCGCTGGCCGCGTGGCGGGAACAGATCCGCTCCCTCTATCTGGGCGGGGCGCCGGTCGGGCCGGTCGCCGCCGGCCTCGCCGACGCCATCGCCCGCTACCATCTGCCTCGCGGCGAGCTGGAAGCGGTGATCGACGGCATGGCGATGGACCTGGGCACTCCCCTGCGGGCGCCGCCGCTCGATACGCTCCGCGTCTATTGCCGGCGGGTCGCCGGCGCGGTCGGGCTGCTGACGATCCGGGTGTTCGACCGGGCCGACGCCGAGACCGAGGCCTTCGCGCTGGCCGTCGGCGACGCGCTCCAGATGACCAACATCCTGCGCGACCTGGAGGAGGACGCATCGATCGGACGCCTCTATCTCCCGCGCGAGCTTCTGGTCCGCGCCGGCATCACCGCGACCGATCCGGCGGAGGTGCTGCGCCACCCCAACCTGGGCAAGGCATGCGACGCGCTGGCGGACATGGCGGAAGCCCGGTTCGCCGAGGCCGACCGCCTGATGGCAGGCTGGCCGAGGCGCCGGCTGTGGGCGGCCCGGGCCATGATGATGCTGTACCGGCGCATGCTGGAGCGGCTGCGGGCGAGGGGCTGGCACGACGTGGGAAGACGGCCGCACCTGCCCCGGACGGAGAAGGCCTGGGTGACGCTGCGCTGCATGGTCGGACGGCCACCCCGGAGTTGACGCCGCCATGAGCACCGTCCATGTCGTCGGCGCCGGCATGGCCGGCCTCGCCGCCGCCGTAGCCCTGGCCGGCAGCGGACGCCACGTGATCCTCCACGAGGCTGCCGGACAGGCGGGAGGCCGCTGCCGGTCCCTGCACGACGGCGTGCTGGATCGGACGATCGACAACGGCAACCACCTGCTGCTGGGCGGCAACCGCGCCGTGTTCGCGCTGCTCGACCGGATCGGCGCCCGCGATCGGCTGGTCGCCGCTGCGGACCCGGCGGAGTTCCCCTTCCTGGACCTTGGCACGGGGGAACGGTGGGCGCTGCGGCCCAACGCCGGTCCCCTGCCCTGGTGGATGCTGGTACCCGGCCGCCGGGTACCCGGCACGCGCCTGCGCGACTACCTGGCGCTGGCCAAGCTGCTTCGGGCGCCCGGGCACGCGACGGTGGCGGACTGCCTGGACCCGCGATCGGTGCTCTACCGTCGCCTGTGGGAGCCGCTGGCGGTCGCGGCGCTGAACATCGCGCCGGACCGCGGGTCGGCACGCCTGATGGGCGCCGTCGTGGCCGAGACCTTTCTGCGCGGCGGGGCCGCCTGCAGGCCCTTCGTCGCCGCGCGGGGCCTGACCGACACCTTCGTCGATCCGGCGCTGGCCTTTCTGGCGGCGCGGGGCTGCGACCTGAGGCTGAAGGCGCGGCTGCGGCGACTCGTGACCGAAAATGGGCGGGTCACGGCCCTGGAATTCGCCGGCGAAACGGTCGAACTGCTGCCGGGCGACGCGGTGGTGCTCGCCCTGCCGCCGGCCGGCGCCGCCGAACTGCTGCCCGGATTGACGGTACC
This Skermanella mucosa DNA region includes the following protein-coding sequences:
- a CDS encoding phytoene/squalene synthase family protein gives rise to the protein MANSDAALSYCGQEVRKYDNDRFLTCLFAPPDRREALFALYAFNLEIAKTREVVTEPVLGQIRLQWWHDSIGEVYAGAGRRHEVLAPLADAIRRFDLTRAHFETLIDGREADLSDEPPADKTCLASYAEVTSAPLAKLALEILGVRDAPAAIAARHVGIAWALTGLLRAVPFHARGHRLYLPRDVLERHGVSERSLFDLKPPEGLKGVVSEVAGMARTHLEEARALRGQVPRAGYPALLTATLADIYLGVIAKAGNDVFAPRVQMPNPFRQARLAWRAMTGRY
- the trmFO gene encoding methylenetetrahydrofolate--tRNA-(uracil(54)-C(5))-methyltransferase (FADH(2)-oxidizing) TrmFO, translating into MSTSQQHLPRPVHVIGGGLAGSEAAWQIASAGVPVVLHEMRPVRKTDAHQTDGLAEMVCSNSFRSDDAEYNAVGLLHEEMRRCGSLILRCADAHKVPAGGALAVDRDGFSAAVSEALANHPLVTIVREEVAGLPPADWDSVIVATGPLTSPALAEAVRELTGEESLAFFDAIAPIVYKESIDLSKAWFQSRYDKPGPGGTGQDYINCAMDREQYEAFIQALLDAPKTDFKEWEKNTPYFEGCLPIEVMASRGIDTLRYGPMKPVGLTNPHTGGRSHAIVQLRQDNALGTLYNLVGFQTKMKYADQTRVFRMIPGLENAEFARLGGLHRNTFLNSPKLLDREMRLKAMPNLRFAGQVTGVEGYVESAAIGLLTGRFAGAERLGRTCAAPPATTALGALLNHITGGADAETFQPMNVNFGLFPDLEGKVKGRDRKLAYTRRALNDLDGWLGTRQAAE
- a CDS encoding squalene/phytoene synthase family protein encodes the protein MAEFNIAPPATGSTEPSAKKDASGENFPVASRLLPKRLRPHVMAFYHFVRLGDDIADDPDLEPELKLSHLDALERALVKGEAHSAYLQPALDLHASLKLTRIPDTHARQVLQAFRRDAKNTPCRTWSDLMLYCRYSAAPVGRYLLDLHGEGAKAVGPSDALCAALQILNHLQDCREDWVDLGRCYIPRIWFEQSKVSPERLVERSSNDQLRAILDRTLDEVDKLLERAAPLPGLVVHRGLRLESAVILSLARALSRQLRRQDPLARRVKLTTPARVVATFQGIVAGLSTR
- a CDS encoding GAF domain-containing sensor histidine kinase, with protein sequence MDKPEERQMIAADLSAIGRIGAVPSILEVVAETTGMGFVTVARVTEGTWTACAVLDRISFGLRVGGELDVSTTLCSEVRDSRLPIIIDDAEEDPRYCDHHTPKLFNIRSYISYPIFRVNGDYFGTLCAVDRRPTKVSDPRITAMMESFSRLIGMQLETEERHLRAQADLLDEQQTSELREQFIAVLGHDLRNPLFAIESGANLLLRRPLDPTSLSIVEHMRASSLRASRLVGDVLDFARGRLGGGIPLDIEEAPNLEQTLRHVIAELQAIHPDRSIRNTFDISETVSCDPDRIAQLLSNLLTNAVTHGASDQPVDVSADTGGGSFVLSVTNQGPPIPADMLPKLFRPFQRSVAAAPRDGLGIGLYIASQIAESHGGRMDAFSSAECGTTFRFSMPLRGGRTG
- a CDS encoding DUF1499 domain-containing protein; amino-acid sequence: MLKSVARALLAVILLAAVGWYGWQLGPWADGAPGERALADFAAIERASTPNQFLVAPPGTTPKAAPDAESPVFPVPAERLRDAMLALAGEAPRTALLERSPDGMRMLLVQRSAVLRFPDYIDVAILPAGDGGSTVAIYSRSRFGYSDMGVNRRRVEAWLAELRRRVGA
- the hpnD gene encoding presqualene diphosphate synthase HpnD, with amino-acid sequence MTAQMADSAAPGEIAGKSGTTFFWPMLLLPRRKRAAMFAIYAFCRQVDDIVDEPGPVEEKRAALAAWREQIRSLYLGGAPVGPVAAGLADAIARYHLPRGELEAVIDGMAMDLGTPLRAPPLDTLRVYCRRVAGAVGLLTIRVFDRADAETEAFALAVGDALQMTNILRDLEEDASIGRLYLPRELLVRAGITATDPAEVLRHPNLGKACDALADMAEARFAEADRLMAGWPRRRLWAARAMMMLYRRMLERLRARGWHDVGRRPHLPRTEKAWVTLRCMVGRPPRS
- the hpnE gene encoding hydroxysqualene dehydroxylase HpnE, whose translation is MSTVHVVGAGMAGLAAAVALAGSGRHVILHEAAGQAGGRCRSLHDGVLDRTIDNGNHLLLGGNRAVFALLDRIGARDRLVAAADPAEFPFLDLGTGERWALRPNAGPLPWWMLVPGRRVPGTRLRDYLALAKLLRAPGHATVADCLDPRSVLYRRLWEPLAVAALNIAPDRGSARLMGAVVAETFLRGGAACRPFVAARGLTDTFVDPALAFLAARGCDLRLKARLRRLVTENGRVTALEFAGETVELLPGDAVVLALPPAGAAELLPGLTVPEAHTAILNAHYRLDRPAALPGGKLFLGLIGGTAEWLFSRDDVVSVTVSAADRLMDRPAEELAALLWRDVATACGLGPAMPPARIIKEKRATFRQTPADSERRPGPATDLSNMSLAGDWTATGLPATIEGAIRSGNKAAARVLDSSSAERPARTAMQASQRRPLDISQRA